The proteins below come from a single Arthrobacter sp. B1I2 genomic window:
- a CDS encoding LacI family DNA-binding transcriptional regulator — MNGEGARRRDVTVADVAKAAQVSKAQAARALGNYGAVSDEVRERVLAAAETLSYRPNELARSMNTGKSHTIGVVVGDIENPHFGLATRGITDTAKKAGYNVILVNTDEDRAAEVDAVRVLLDKRVDGLIVAPASSVDTEHLQEVHRSGRPLVFIDRTAGDLQVETMAVDMARISLEATQYLLDAGHRRIAFISTLRTDVPYTPGMTLESSQIADRLEGMRQAFTAAGLPFPEDLVRLNAGDADSIRSITREVLRGPDQATAVVASDGLIALGVVEAIQELGLSIPADVSFLMYDDFAWTRLTTPPLTVIAQPVYNMGVAAAKALIRQMEGLPPAAPAQFTATLVRRGSVGARRTGQEPTQEELAATLN; from the coding sequence ATGAACGGTGAAGGAGCACGACGGCGGGACGTAACCGTTGCCGACGTAGCAAAGGCGGCCCAGGTTTCCAAGGCCCAGGCCGCACGTGCACTGGGAAATTACGGGGCCGTCAGCGACGAAGTGCGCGAGCGCGTCCTGGCCGCTGCCGAGACATTGTCCTACCGCCCCAACGAGCTTGCCCGCAGCATGAACACCGGGAAATCCCACACCATTGGCGTGGTGGTGGGCGACATCGAAAACCCGCACTTCGGGCTGGCCACGCGGGGCATCACGGACACCGCCAAGAAGGCCGGCTACAACGTCATCCTGGTCAATACGGACGAGGACCGCGCGGCGGAAGTGGACGCCGTCCGGGTCCTGCTGGACAAGCGTGTGGACGGCCTCATTGTGGCTCCGGCGTCCTCTGTGGACACCGAACACCTGCAGGAGGTGCACCGCTCCGGGCGCCCCCTGGTTTTCATCGACCGCACCGCCGGGGACCTGCAGGTGGAGACCATGGCCGTGGACATGGCACGGATTTCCCTGGAAGCCACGCAGTACCTGCTCGACGCCGGGCACCGCCGCATCGCCTTCATCTCCACACTGAGGACTGACGTGCCCTACACCCCCGGTATGACGCTTGAGTCATCGCAGATTGCGGACCGTCTCGAGGGGATGCGGCAGGCATTCACGGCGGCAGGGCTGCCTTTTCCGGAGGACCTGGTCCGCCTGAATGCCGGCGACGCCGACTCCATCCGCAGCATCACGCGGGAGGTGCTCCGGGGCCCGGACCAGGCCACTGCGGTGGTTGCCTCCGACGGCCTGATCGCCCTCGGTGTGGTGGAAGCCATCCAGGAACTGGGCCTCTCCATTCCGGCCGATGTTTCATTCCTGATGTACGACGACTTCGCCTGGACCCGGCTCACCACCCCGCCCCTGACCGTCATCGCCCAGCCCGTGTACAACATGGGTGTGGCAGCGGCCAAGGCGCTCATCCGCCAGATGGAGGGCCTGCCGCCCGCCGCCCCGGCCCAGTTCACGGCCACCCTGGTGCGCCGCGGGTCAGTAGGCGCGCGGCGAACGGGCCAGGAGCCGACGCAGGAGGAGTTGGCGGCCACGCTCAACTGA
- a CDS encoding polysaccharide deacetylase family protein, which translates to MKFPIRRPAVVRTAVLPISATMLAFGAVIPASLAGAAPARADQATTEIVDSTRHEGKYVSLTFDDGPDPVNTPTLLAVLKKHHVKATFCLWGDHVKQYPEIVRQIADAGHLLCNHTMHHDDMGNWSSDAIRADLEETSAAIREAVPEAEINYFRAPYGSWGQTPQVAADMGMQPLGWATAIGDWEPPGTAELVRRLREGITPGGVVLMHDGGGDRAQTIEAVDQIIPELRSEGWRFDKPARRG; encoded by the coding sequence ATGAAATTCCCAATACGACGCCCGGCAGTTGTGCGCACGGCGGTATTGCCCATATCTGCCACCATGTTGGCGTTCGGCGCAGTCATCCCCGCGAGCCTTGCCGGCGCGGCGCCTGCCCGGGCCGACCAAGCGACCACCGAGATTGTTGATTCCACCCGACATGAGGGCAAATACGTCAGCCTGACCTTTGACGACGGCCCCGACCCCGTCAACACGCCAACATTGCTGGCCGTTCTCAAGAAGCATCACGTGAAGGCAACCTTCTGTCTTTGGGGGGACCACGTAAAACAATATCCGGAGATCGTTCGCCAAATCGCGGACGCGGGACACCTGCTGTGCAACCACACCATGCACCACGACGACATGGGCAACTGGAGTTCCGACGCCATCAGGGCTGATCTTGAAGAGACGAGCGCCGCGATCCGTGAGGCGGTTCCGGAGGCCGAGATCAACTACTTCCGGGCGCCCTATGGAAGCTGGGGCCAGACACCGCAAGTGGCGGCGGACATGGGAATGCAGCCCCTGGGTTGGGCCACCGCCATTGGAGACTGGGAACCGCCGGGAACGGCGGAGCTGGTTCGGCGCCTGAGGGAAGGCATTACGCCCGGAGGCGTCGTGTTGATGCATGACGGCGGTGGAGACAGGGCCCAGACCATTGAAGCTGTTGACCAGATTATTCCCGAGCTGAGGTCAGAGGGGTGGCGCTTTGACAAGCCCGCCCGCCGCGGCTGA
- a CDS encoding LacI family DNA-binding transcriptional regulator → MQEAQRPAVTISAIAAEAGVSVPTVSRVLNGRSDVAPRTRERVETLLRDHGYQRRGVRPEGRSGLIDLVFNDLDSPWAVEIIRGVEEAANEAGASTVVSAIHRGTNPASTRQWLDNVSARASDGAILVTTDLDSSLRAELQRLQVPAVVVDPAGVPDLDVPTIGATNWTGAVGATEHLTGIGHRRIGFVAGTPGLWCSRARLDGYRAGLDAAGIPFDASLAIEGDFDYQSGFRAGWKLLELPEPPTAVFAASDQMALGVYEAVRKKGLRVPEDISVVGFDDLPEARWASPPLTTVRQPLAEMGKLAARTVLRMLQGEVVESPRVELSTRLVVRESTAAPHGA, encoded by the coding sequence GTGCAGGAAGCCCAGCGCCCGGCAGTGACGATTTCGGCCATTGCCGCCGAAGCGGGCGTGTCAGTGCCCACTGTTTCCCGCGTCCTTAACGGCCGTTCGGATGTTGCGCCGCGAACCCGTGAGCGCGTTGAAACCCTGCTCCGGGACCACGGCTACCAGCGGCGAGGAGTCCGCCCGGAAGGCCGTTCCGGCCTCATTGACCTGGTCTTCAATGACCTGGACAGCCCTTGGGCCGTGGAGATCATCCGGGGGGTTGAGGAGGCGGCGAATGAAGCCGGCGCGTCAACCGTGGTTTCGGCAATCCATCGCGGGACCAACCCGGCGTCCACCCGCCAGTGGCTGGACAATGTCAGCGCCAGGGCGAGCGACGGGGCCATCCTGGTAACCACCGACCTCGACTCGTCCCTGCGTGCCGAGCTGCAGCGCCTCCAGGTTCCCGCCGTCGTCGTCGATCCTGCCGGCGTGCCGGATCTTGACGTCCCCACCATCGGCGCCACGAACTGGACCGGTGCGGTCGGGGCAACGGAACACCTCACCGGAATCGGACACCGCAGGATCGGCTTTGTTGCGGGCACGCCGGGCCTGTGGTGCAGCCGGGCACGTTTGGACGGCTACCGGGCCGGTCTTGACGCTGCGGGAATCCCCTTCGATGCCAGCCTGGCCATTGAGGGCGACTTCGACTACCAGTCAGGGTTCCGGGCGGGATGGAAGCTGCTGGAACTGCCCGAACCCCCCACCGCCGTCTTTGCCGCCAGTGACCAGATGGCGCTCGGAGTGTACGAGGCGGTCCGCAAGAAGGGCCTTCGGGTTCCCGAGGACATCAGCGTGGTGGGCTTTGACGACCTTCCCGAGGCCCGGTGGGCCTCTCCTCCCCTCACCACCGTGCGCCAGCCCTTGGCCGAGATGGGAAAGCTGGCCGCACGCACTGTGCTCAGGATGCTCCAGGGCGAAGTCGTGGAAAGCCCCCGCGTGGAACTCTCCACGAGGCTGGTGGTGCGCGAAAGCACCGCTGCACCCCATGGGGCCTGA
- a CDS encoding endo-1,4-beta-xylanase, with product MKVAKLVAGALLASTFVLPTALPASAGGNENQQPPGLAKQDTLRWAAPKGFRIGTAVAGGGHHENMPYPNPFTYDQQYREVLAAEFSSVSPENQAKWEFIHPQRDQYRFTEMDAIVEFAQQHGQVVRGHTLFWHSQNPAWLEQGNFSKDELRSILKDHISTVVGRYAGKIQQWDVANEIFNGDGTLRTTDNIWIRELGPEIIADAFRWAHEADPNAKLFFNDYGVESVNAKSNAYLSLIPQLRAAGVQVDGFAVQGHLSTRYGFPGDLQANLQRFNDLGLETSITEIDVRMDVPAGTKPTAAQLEKQASYYQRALEACLNVEDCKSFTIWGFNDKYSWVPVFFPKEGEATVMWEDYTRKPSYYALQSTLLKANPGGEQRDSHHPAYQQ from the coding sequence ATGAAGGTTGCAAAACTTGTCGCCGGCGCATTGTTGGCGTCGACGTTCGTCCTCCCGACTGCACTGCCTGCTTCCGCAGGCGGGAACGAAAACCAGCAGCCCCCAGGCCTTGCAAAGCAGGACACCCTGCGGTGGGCGGCACCAAAGGGCTTCCGGATCGGCACCGCAGTTGCCGGCGGCGGACATCATGAGAACATGCCTTACCCCAACCCCTTCACCTATGACCAGCAATACCGTGAGGTCTTGGCCGCGGAATTCAGCTCCGTCTCCCCCGAAAACCAGGCCAAGTGGGAATTCATCCATCCGCAGCGGGACCAGTACCGCTTCACCGAGATGGACGCCATCGTCGAGTTCGCCCAACAGCACGGCCAGGTTGTGCGCGGCCACACGCTGTTCTGGCACAGCCAGAACCCCGCCTGGCTGGAGCAGGGCAACTTCAGCAAGGACGAACTCCGTTCCATCCTGAAGGACCACATCAGTACCGTTGTTGGACGGTACGCAGGCAAGATCCAGCAGTGGGATGTAGCCAATGAGATTTTCAACGGAGACGGCACCCTCAGGACCACGGACAACATCTGGATCCGGGAACTTGGCCCGGAGATCATCGCCGACGCCTTCCGCTGGGCGCACGAAGCGGATCCGAACGCCAAGCTCTTCTTTAATGATTACGGCGTGGAAAGCGTCAACGCGAAGAGCAACGCCTATCTTTCGCTCATTCCGCAGCTTCGGGCCGCAGGCGTCCAGGTGGACGGCTTCGCGGTGCAGGGGCACCTCAGCACACGCTACGGTTTCCCCGGAGACCTGCAGGCCAACCTCCAGCGCTTCAACGATCTGGGACTGGAAACATCCATCACCGAGATCGACGTACGGATGGACGTTCCGGCGGGAACCAAGCCCACCGCGGCACAGCTGGAGAAGCAGGCCAGCTACTACCAGCGGGCCCTCGAAGCATGCCTGAACGTCGAGGACTGCAAGTCGTTCACCATCTGGGGCTTTAACGACAAATACTCCTGGGTCCCGGTGTTCTTCCCCAAGGAAGGTGAGGCTACCGTGATGTGGGAGGACTACACCCGCAAGCCGTCGTACTACGCACTGCAGTCCACCCTCTTGAAGGCAAACCCCGGCGGAGAGCAGCGCGACAGCCACCACCCCGCGTACCAGCAGTAG
- a CDS encoding fumarylacetoacetate hydrolase family protein, translating to MSSMRPQHILPADQGAGVFVGRVWDPVSQGPRVVCVRGEEVLDLTPDVRTVAELMDHPNPVDLVLQTTGAPRWELADLFEASLEDDRSRPRLLSPVDLQVIKACGVTFVESMIERVIEERCGGDFNRAAEVRRTVAGALGGSLESLRPGSEEAREVKKVLSAQGMWSQYLEVGLGPDPEVFTKAPVLSSVGFGSPVGIPGFSSWNNPEPELVLIADSAGKVRGATLGNDVNLRDVEGRSALLLGMAKDNNASCAIGPFIRLFHQDFSLESLRTEEITLTVEGTDGYRLEGRNSLARISRPFEELIGAARGRHHQYPDGFGLFTGTLFAPNQDRDAEGLGFTHKPGDVVTISSPLLGALVNRTHKTEDMEPWTFGIRALFSYLERSVPTPSRGSREMGE from the coding sequence ATGAGCAGCATGCGCCCACAGCACATCCTTCCGGCAGACCAGGGAGCTGGGGTTTTTGTGGGCCGCGTGTGGGACCCTGTTTCCCAAGGCCCAAGGGTGGTCTGTGTCCGGGGTGAAGAGGTTCTCGATCTCACCCCCGACGTCAGAACTGTTGCCGAGCTCATGGATCACCCCAACCCCGTGGATCTCGTTCTACAGACGACCGGCGCCCCGCGCTGGGAGCTCGCCGACCTGTTCGAAGCCTCCTTGGAGGATGACCGGAGCCGTCCACGCCTGCTGTCTCCGGTGGACCTCCAGGTGATCAAAGCCTGCGGAGTGACGTTCGTGGAGAGCATGATCGAGCGGGTCATCGAGGAACGGTGCGGCGGTGATTTCAACCGGGCGGCTGAAGTCCGCAGGACCGTTGCCGGGGCTCTTGGGGGAAGCCTGGAGAGCCTGCGACCCGGGTCGGAGGAGGCGCGGGAGGTTAAGAAGGTGTTGTCGGCGCAGGGGATGTGGTCCCAGTACCTCGAGGTGGGCCTGGGCCCCGACCCCGAAGTGTTCACCAAAGCCCCGGTTCTGTCCTCCGTGGGTTTTGGCTCGCCCGTGGGCATCCCGGGCTTCTCCTCCTGGAACAACCCCGAGCCTGAACTCGTCCTCATTGCCGACTCTGCCGGGAAGGTTCGGGGTGCAACCCTGGGAAACGACGTAAACCTCCGGGACGTGGAGGGCCGCAGCGCACTCCTCCTGGGCATGGCCAAGGACAATAACGCATCCTGCGCGATCGGCCCGTTCATTCGGCTCTTCCACCAGGATTTCTCGCTGGAGTCCCTGCGGACGGAGGAAATCACCCTCACCGTGGAAGGAACGGACGGCTACCGGCTGGAGGGCCGCAACAGCCTGGCGCGCATCAGCCGTCCTTTCGAGGAGCTCATCGGTGCCGCCCGCGGCCGCCACCACCAGTACCCCGACGGCTTCGGCCTCTTCACCGGCACGTTGTTCGCTCCGAACCAGGACCGCGACGCCGAAGGCCTTGGCTTCACCCACAAGCCCGGCGACGTCGTCACCATCAGCAGCCCGCTGCTCGGGGCCCTGGTCAACCGGACTCACAAGACCGAAGACATGGAGCCGTGGACTTTCGGGATCAGGGCCTTGTTCAGTTACCTGGAACGGAGCGTGCCAACACCTTCAAGAGGTTCCCGGGAGATGGGGGAGTAG